In Fusobacterium periodonticum ATCC 33693, the following are encoded in one genomic region:
- a CDS encoding PASTA domain-containing protein: MKKFRNDNDVDEFEDIEVETTKEKSEKDNRKLTKIILNIILVIAIIKVGLGVFERYYFNEFYYKAPNLTGLSIEEAKKTISKSPLNIREMGEVYSDLPYGTVALQEPAEGTIVKRSRNMKVWISKDSPSVFLDDLVGMNYIEASSLLNKNGMKVGEVKKMRSDLPINQIIATSPKSGEPISRGQKFDFLISNGLE; the protein is encoded by the coding sequence ATGAAAAAATTTAGAAATGATAATGATGTAGATGAATTTGAAGATATAGAAGTAGAAACAACAAAAGAAAAATCAGAAAAAGATAATAGGAAATTAACTAAGATAATATTGAATATAATTTTGGTTATAGCTATTATAAAAGTTGGACTTGGAGTATTTGAAAGATATTATTTTAATGAATTTTACTATAAAGCTCCAAATTTAACAGGACTTAGTATAGAAGAGGCAAAGAAAACTATCTCAAAATCTCCTTTAAATATCAGAGAGATGGGAGAAGTTTATTCTGACTTACCTTATGGAACAGTAGCTTTACAAGAACCTGCTGAAGGAACTATAGTTAAAAGATCAAGAAATATGAAAGTATGGATAAGTAAGGACTCGCCTTCAGTGTTCTTAGATGATTTAGTTGGAATGAATTATATAGAAGCAAGCTCTCTACTTAATAAGAATGGTATGAAGGTTGGAGAAGTAAAAAAGATGAGATCAGATTTACCAATTAACCAAATTATAGCAACTTCACCAAAAAGCGGAGAACCTATATCAAGAGGACAAAAATTTGATTTCTTAATAAGTAACGGATTGGAATAA
- a CDS encoding TetR/AcrR family transcriptional regulator: MNFDNEKKLLILEKAKDMIITEGYSNLSISKLTSELGISKGSFYTYFPSKDSMLSEILDEYSNNTKIFTRNLISNSNNIDECLDYYVNSMLNLNDSELKLELVMTSLKRNYEVFNEENFNKLKNIACNMIDFVKESLNKYKKAIKIREKDFEKCSKMIFTTAQVFLMMENINFETNKFSSKTLDEVKELYRSQDMKENLEFIKESIKKILYR; the protein is encoded by the coding sequence ATGAATTTTGATAATGAAAAGAAGTTACTAATTTTAGAAAAAGCAAAAGATATGATAATAACAGAAGGTTATTCTAATTTATCAATAAGTAAATTAACATCAGAATTAGGCATATCAAAAGGTAGTTTCTATACATATTTTCCATCAAAGGATAGTATGCTATCTGAAATTTTAGATGAATATTCAAATAACACAAAAATTTTCACTAGAAACTTAATCTCAAACTCAAATAATATAGATGAATGTTTAGATTATTATGTAAATTCTATGCTTAATTTAAATGATAGTGAATTAAAATTAGAATTAGTAATGACAAGTTTGAAGAGAAACTATGAAGTATTCAATGAAGAAAATTTTAATAAACTTAAAAATATAGCTTGTAACATGATAGATTTTGTAAAAGAAAGTTTAAATAAATACAAAAAAGCTATAAAAATAAGGGAAAAAGATTTTGAAAAATGTTCCAAAATGATATTTACTACTGCCCAAGTGTTTTTAATGATGGAAAATATTAATTTTGAAACTAATAAATTTTCATCAAAAACTTTAGATGAGGTTAAAGAATTATATAGAAGTCAAGATATGAAAGAAAATCTTGAATTTATAAAGGAAAGTATTAAAAAAATTTTATATAGATAA